Proteins from a genomic interval of Thunnus maccoyii chromosome 1, fThuMac1.1, whole genome shotgun sequence:
- the gfod2 gene encoding glucose-fructose oxidoreductase domain-containing protein 2: MLPGVGVFGTGSTARVLVPLLKAEGFEVHALWGRSEEEAGCLAKELGIPFHTSRSDDVLLHQDVDLVCIYIPPSMTRQIAVKALGIGKNVVCEKAATAVDSFKMVTAARYYPQLLSIMGNTLRFLPAFVAMRQLLVEGYVGDVQVCDVRVYGPSLLDQSYGWTCEELMGGGGLHTVGSAIIDLLSYLTGARANRVHGLLRTFVQQNGLIRGIRRVTSDDFCFFQMLMGGPGSCSGGVCCTVTLNFNMPGSFVHEVMVVGSTGRLVARGTELYGQRNGSKGEELLLGDSGWAGPEVKEMPLPHLRGLSSMVKALRQSFQAHEERRSWARGPVAMAPTFEDGLYVQTVVEAVKRSSCSGEWECVEIMSQEPDPNHNLCEALQRNKN; this comes from the exons ATGTTGCCAGGAGTCGGTGTATTTGGCACGGGGAGCACAGCCCGAGTGCTGGTCCCGCTGCTGAAAGCTGAAGGCTTTGAGGTCCATGCGCTCTGGGGGCGAAGTGAAGAGGAAGCGGGCTGCTTGGCAAAGGAGCTCGGCATCCCATTTCACACCAGCCGATCTGATGACGTCCTGCTGCACCAAGATGTCGACCTTGTTTGCATCTATATTCCACCCTCAATGACGCGGCAGATTGCTGTCAAAGCACTGG GTATTGGTAAGAATGTTGTGTGTGAGAAAGCTGCAACTGCCGTGGATTCATTCAAGATGGTGACTGCAGCCAGGTATTATCCACAGCTGCTCAGCATTATGGGTAATACCCTGCGCTTCCTGCCAGCTTTTGTCGCAATGCGCCAGCTGCTGGTGGAAGGATACGTTGGTGACGTGCAGGTGTGCGATGTCCGTGTCTATGGCCCTAGCCTCCTGGACCAGTCGTACGGCTGGACATGTGAGGAGCTGATGGGAGGAGGCGGTCTGCACACTGTCGGCTCTGCCATCATTGACCTTTTAAGTTACCTGACCGGGGCACGAGCCAATCGAGTTCATGGCTTACTGCGGACCTTTGTGCAACAAAACGGTTTGATCCGAGGCATTCGACGAGTCACCAGCGACGATTTCTGTTTCTTCCAAATGTTGATGGGCGGACCTGGGTCTTGCTCTGGCGGGGTGTGCTGCACCGTGACCCTGAACTTCAACATGCCGGGGTCGTTTGTGCACGAGGTTATGGTAGTCGGATCCACTGGGAGATTGGTCGCCAGAGGGACGGAACTGTATGGTCAACGCAACGGCAGTAAAGGTGAGGAGCTGTTGCTTGGGGACAGTGGGTGGGCCGGACCAGAGGTGAAAGAGATGCCTCTGCCTCATCTGCGGGGGCTGAGCTCCATGGTAAAGGCGCTGAGACAGTCGTTTCAGGCTCACGAGGAGCGCAGGTCATGGGCGCGCGGACCGGTTGCCATGGCACCAACGTTTGAGGATGGCTTGTATGTGCAGACGGTGGTGGAGGCTGTGAAACGGTCCAGCTGCAGCGGAGAGTGGGAGTGCGTTGAGATCATGAGCCAAGAGCCAGATCCGAACCACAACCTGTGTGAGGCTCTGCAGAGAAATAAGAActaa